From the genome of Thauera chlorobenzoica:
CCTGCAGAACTGCAGAAATTCAGCGACCTTGCCCACCGCTGGTGGGATCCCGCATCCGAATTCAAGCCTCTGCACGAGATCAACCCCTTGCGCCTGGGCTGGATCAACAGCAAGGCCGAGCTCAGTGGCAGGACCGTGCTCGACGTCGGTTGCGGAGGAGGCATCCTGGCCGAGAGCATGGCCGCCCTGGGTGCCCGGGTGACCGGCATCGACCTGTCGGAAAAGGCGCTCAGCGTCGCCCGCCTGCACCTGTTCGAAAGCGGATGGAAGGTGGATTACCGCCTGATCGGCGCCGAAGCCTTCGCCGACGAGCAGGCTGGCACGTTCGATGTCGTCACCTGCATGGAAATGCTCGAGCACGTCCCCAATCCGGCGAGCACGATCGCCGCCTGCGCCCGGCTGGCCAAACCGGGAGGGCACGTCTTCTTTTCCACCCTGAACCGCAACCTGAAGTCCTATCTATTCGCCGTGATCGGCGCCGAATACGTTCTCAAGCTACTGCCGGCCGGCACTCACGAATATGCCAAATTCATCAAGCCGTCGGAGCTCACGCGTCACTGCCGCAATGCCGGGCTGGACACCCGGGAGCTCATCGGCCTGAGCTACAACCCTCTGACCAAAGTTTATTCGCTCGACACCGACACCGGCGTCAATTACCTGCTCCACACCCAGCGCCCGGAATGAAAGCAATCCCGGCCAGCCCCGCTGCGCCGGCGATTCAGCACATCGGCGGGCTGGCCGCCGATTCTTCCGCGGCACGCATGCCTGCCAGCACCAGGTGGCCCTTGGCGGTCAGGAAAGGCTCCACCAGAAGCCGGGTCCCTTCCGCGATATATTCTTCCAGCGTATAGCGGTTGCGGTAGGACCAGTGCTTGAGCGCCCATGAGTGGGCGAACATCACGTACTGATAGGCCAGCAGGTGCTCGTTGACCGGGCGCATGAAGCCGGCGCTGGTACAGGCACGGACGCAACCTTCGATCAGACGGTTGGTGCGCGTCTCCCCATCCTTGATCAGGACCCGACGTTCGGCACGCAGCGACATGGTCGAGCGGTAGGCCAGCACCGTCGCATCGCGCAGCCGATCGACGATGCTGCAGTACGCCGACAAGGCCTTGCACAGCCGCTCCACCGGATGGGACACCCCTTCCAGGTGGGGCGGAATCTCGTTCTCGTAGGAGTCGATGACGAGCTTGAGGGTCAGGAAGAGCACATCTTCCTTGTCCCCGAAATACTGGTAAATCAAGCCCGTGCTGGTGCCGGCCTTGCGCGCGATCTGCTGGATCGTGGTGGTGTGGTAGCCCTCCTCGGAAAACAGCTCGACCGCCGCAAGGATGATCTGCCGCCTGCGCTCCTCGACCAACCTGGGGTCGGACACCACACTCTTCACCTCTCCCGCTGCACTCATCGTCGTTCTTCCTGTTGACACTTTTGTCCGTACTGCAAGGGCGGCGCAGCCGGCAGACCACGGACCATACTGAAGGCCGGCGGCCTGCACTTCACCCGAAGCGGTGTGCATTGTCCTGGATCCACTCATCCCCCGGCAAGGCGGGACGGGCGGCACGAATCATTTTTGCCGGGCGAGGAACTGTTGC
Proteins encoded in this window:
- a CDS encoding TetR/AcrR family transcriptional regulator, which gives rise to MSAAGEVKSVVSDPRLVEERRRQIILAAVELFSEEGYHTTTIQQIARKAGTSTGLIYQYFGDKEDVLFLTLKLVIDSYENEIPPHLEGVSHPVERLCKALSAYCSIVDRLRDATVLAYRSTMSLRAERRVLIKDGETRTNRLIEGCVRACTSAGFMRPVNEHLLAYQYVMFAHSWALKHWSYRNRYTLEEYIAEGTRLLVEPFLTAKGHLVLAGMRAAEESAASPPMC
- the ubiG gene encoding bifunctional 2-polyprenyl-6-hydroxyphenol methylase/3-demethylubiquinol 3-O-methyltransferase UbiG encodes the protein MSSLNADPAELQKFSDLAHRWWDPASEFKPLHEINPLRLGWINSKAELSGRTVLDVGCGGGILAESMAALGARVTGIDLSEKALSVARLHLFESGWKVDYRLIGAEAFADEQAGTFDVVTCMEMLEHVPNPASTIAACARLAKPGGHVFFSTLNRNLKSYLFAVIGAEYVLKLLPAGTHEYAKFIKPSELTRHCRNAGLDTRELIGLSYNPLTKVYSLDTDTGVNYLLHTQRPE